The Acidobacteriota bacterium genome window below encodes:
- a CDS encoding amidohydrolase/deacetylase family metallohydrolase: MLITRRQFVSATAAAALGAGVARPHAASWDLVVQGGRVIDPSLGIDAVRDVAIAGGRIAAVEPGLDAGEAQVVNASGRIVVPGLIDVHTHYAREAQGPRICLEDGVTAWVDAGSAGADAIDDQVAVARAAPQQGRLLVNIGRQGILPGGDTMDLDLADVGAAREAIARHRDYVVGVKARLSRNVAADDVEVLRRTQAAASAFDLPVMIHMGQTVSPLSTLFGLLKPGDVVTHMYAPPPNAIVGDDGRIRPAVLEARRRGIRFDVANGRRGHIRWDTFDQVMQTGFLPDTISTDGNTTSRSVPGVVDLPNVMSKFLDAGMSLTQVVACVTTNASRVFPHLNDRGTLHVGARADLALLELRHGLFDFVDNYENLRTGGQRLFPRGTVLGGEWLPRTG; the protein is encoded by the coding sequence ATGCTGATCACCCGCCGCCAGTTCGTCTCCGCCACGGCTGCGGCGGCGCTCGGCGCCGGCGTGGCGCGCCCGCACGCGGCGTCCTGGGACCTCGTCGTCCAGGGCGGGCGGGTCATCGATCCGTCGCTGGGTATCGACGCCGTCCGCGACGTGGCGATTGCCGGCGGCCGCATCGCCGCGGTGGAGCCGGGCCTCGACGCCGGTGAGGCGCAGGTGGTGAACGCGAGCGGCCGGATCGTCGTGCCCGGCCTCATCGACGTCCATACGCACTACGCCCGCGAGGCCCAGGGGCCGCGGATCTGTCTGGAGGACGGGGTGACCGCGTGGGTCGACGCGGGCTCGGCCGGAGCCGACGCCATCGACGATCAGGTGGCCGTGGCGCGCGCGGCGCCGCAGCAGGGGCGCCTGCTCGTCAACATCGGGCGGCAGGGCATCCTGCCCGGCGGCGACACGATGGATCTCGACCTGGCCGACGTCGGGGCGGCGCGGGAGGCGATCGCGCGCCACCGGGACTACGTGGTCGGGGTCAAGGCGCGGCTGTCGCGCAACGTGGCGGCCGACGACGTGGAAGTGCTGCGCCGGACCCAGGCGGCGGCGTCGGCCTTCGACCTGCCGGTGATGATCCACATGGGGCAGACGGTCTCGCCGCTGTCCACGCTGTTCGGCCTGCTCAAGCCCGGCGACGTGGTCACCCACATGTACGCGCCGCCTCCCAACGCCATCGTCGGCGACGACGGCCGCATCCGGCCGGCGGTGCTCGAGGCGCGGCGCCGGGGCATCCGCTTCGACGTGGCCAACGGCCGCCGGGGGCACATCCGCTGGGACACGTTCGACCAGGTCATGCAGACCGGATTCCTGCCCGACACCATCTCCACCGACGGCAACACCACGAGCCGCAGCGTGCCGGGGGTGGTGGACCTGCCCAACGTGATGTCGAAGTTCCTCGACGCGGGGATGAGCCTGACGCAGGTGGTCGCGTGCGTCACCACCAACGCCTCGCGGGTCTTCCCGCACCTGAACGACCGCGGGACGCTGCACGTCGGGGCGCGGGCCGACCTGGCTCTGCTGGAGTTGCGCCACGGCCTCTTCGACTTCGTCGACAACTACGAAAACCTGCGCACCGGCGGCCAGCGCCTGTTCCCGCGCGGTACCGTGCTCGGCGGCGAGTGGCTCCCGCGCACCGGCTGA
- a CDS encoding glutamyl-tRNA amidotransferase produces MTRIHHVRPCCLLLLFAVAVAPMAGAQGVDVTSSTIEDLNRAFDAGTLSSEQLVERYLARIAAYDDAGPQLNAVIELNPEAVVRARALDAERAADGPRSPLHGIPVVLKDNLDTADLPTTAGSVLLAGSLPPDDAFLVRKLRDAGAIVLAKVNMSEFASGGAMSSLGGRTRNPHDPTRSPSGSSGGTGAAIAAAYAQVGLGTDTGGSVRGPSTANGIAGLKPTYGLLSRDGIVPLALSFDTAGPMARHVYDVAAALGVMTGVDPADGATAASEGRFETDYTQYLDSDALRGARIGVARDFLGQDAEVDWIVEASLDVLRSAGATIVDLRFPDWLLDAPGNFYAPIRYREFRAQIADYLATLKPGFPTTLAGLIEDAVRVNGREDGGAAPNPGRWRLMREEEGSGELSDSEYRAIREHGLPLVRTAIAGLMDAEDLAAIVYPTSPRRPGRADIAPAPSGGGGRSATRYANLTGFPDLIVPAGFTGEGLPVGLSFLGRAFDEPRLLALGYAFEQATRARRLPVHTPPLAP; encoded by the coding sequence ATGACTCGAATCCACCACGTCCGGCCCTGCTGTCTGCTTCTGCTGTTCGCCGTCGCCGTCGCCCCGATGGCCGGCGCGCAGGGCGTCGACGTGACGTCGTCCACGATAGAGGACCTGAACCGGGCGTTCGACGCGGGCACGCTGTCCTCGGAGCAGCTCGTCGAGCGCTACCTGGCCCGCATAGCGGCCTACGACGACGCCGGTCCGCAACTCAACGCGGTTATCGAACTGAACCCGGAGGCGGTGGTCAGGGCGCGTGCGCTCGATGCCGAACGGGCCGCGGACGGACCGCGATCGCCGCTGCACGGGATCCCCGTCGTCCTCAAGGACAACCTCGACACGGCGGACCTGCCGACCACCGCCGGCTCGGTCCTGCTGGCCGGCTCGCTGCCGCCCGACGACGCCTTCCTGGTGCGCAAGCTCCGCGACGCCGGCGCCATCGTCCTGGCCAAGGTCAACATGAGCGAGTTCGCCTCCGGCGGCGCGATGAGCTCGCTCGGGGGACGTACTCGGAACCCGCACGATCCGACCCGCAGCCCATCCGGCTCGTCCGGCGGGACCGGGGCGGCGATCGCGGCGGCGTATGCGCAGGTGGGGCTGGGGACCGACACCGGCGGGTCGGTGCGCGGACCGTCGACGGCCAACGGCATCGCGGGGCTCAAGCCTACCTACGGACTGCTCAGCCGCGACGGCATCGTCCCGCTCGCCCTCTCGTTCGACACCGCGGGGCCGATGGCCCGCCACGTCTACGACGTGGCCGCCGCGCTCGGCGTGATGACCGGGGTCGACCCCGCCGACGGCGCCACCGCGGCGAGCGAAGGACGCTTCGAGACCGACTACACGCAGTACCTGGACTCGGACGCGCTGCGGGGCGCGCGCATCGGCGTCGCCCGCGACTTTCTCGGCCAGGACGCCGAGGTGGACTGGATCGTCGAGGCCTCGCTCGACGTGCTGCGGTCCGCCGGGGCGACGATCGTCGACCTGCGCTTCCCGGACTGGCTGCTGGATGCTCCCGGCAACTTCTACGCCCCGATCCGCTACCGCGAGTTCCGGGCGCAGATCGCCGACTATCTCGCGACCCTGAAGCCCGGCTTTCCGACCACGCTGGCCGGGCTGATCGAGGACGCGGTGCGTGTCAACGGGCGGGAGGACGGGGGCGCGGCGCCCAATCCCGGCCGCTGGCGCCTGATGCGCGAGGAGGAGGGAAGCGGCGAGCTCTCGGATTCCGAGTACCGCGCCATACGCGAGCACGGCCTGCCCCTCGTGCGCACGGCCATCGCCGGGCTCATGGACGCGGAGGACCTCGCCGCCATCGTCTATCCCACCTCGCCCCGGCGGCCGGGCCGGGCCGACATCGCGCCGGCGCCGTCCGGCGGGGGCGGGCGCTCGGCCACCCGCTATGCCAATCTGACCGGTTTCCCCGACCTCATCGTGCCGGCCGGGTTCACGGGCGAGGGCCTGCCGGTCGGGCTCTCGTTCCTGGGACGCGCGTTCGACGAGCCGCGCCTGCTGGCGCTCGGCTACGCCTTCGAGCAGGCCACCCGCGCCCGCCGCCTGCCGGTGCACACGCCGCCGCTGGCGCCGTGA